AGTTGCAGCATCAAATTACATACCAGACTACAAACTTTGGTGAACAGCATCAAGCACTAGCTTTCCTACTAACAAAAAGATTGAGATACCAGATTTTGTCAGTGGCAGCATTGTAGTGCCATAGCAAAGCTGGATTATAATACCaaaaatttgttgaattaaAAAATGTATTCATGAAATGCGGTAGATTTGGCCAATTCGAAATAGACAAGATTTGAAAACATACaagttaattttttataaacattatGTAATAGATAACCTTTAGAAACAAGGTGAACCATATTACTGTACATGACTGATAAAAAGGATTTGTTACTAATTAAAATAGGACACTTTTCCTCTAaaatgtaatgatgtaagtgGTAACATGGAAATTTAAATATTACTGGGATTGATGCAAATAATAGGGCTGAATGTTGATGTCTGTTTCCAACCTTGTTGTCGCTGATAACTATTATGAAAAATCATaaatgttacatattttatcttCACAAAGCTGAGCATTACTACACATGTATCCATATCAATACATATCAAATCATTTATCAGAGCAGAGAGATGTGCAACCTTATTAATCATTATCGATTATGTATAATCAAAGATCAACTGAACAAATCTTTTACTTCAGCGAGTGCCAAACTGGTGGCCCTTCACATGACTCAGCCAATGAAGTAGCTAGTAAATAGTATTTACTAGCGAAATTTAGATTTGTTGCTAATCTCGTTTTGCAAGATTTAGATTTGTACGAGATTTAAATTAGTCACAAGACAAGATTTTGTAATGACTCCTTAAAAGGGAGTCATTACAAAATCATTGTATCGGTGAGCGAACAACATTTCTGATAAAGACTTATTAAATCTCTCTACAAACGCTACTTTTTTTGTATAAAGTTCTTTGAATATTAGTGTTATGTTTTTTAATCAACTCGATAAACTCACCCATAAATTCCTGACCATTATCACACATGATCGTTGTTGGGTAGTTTAGTGGAGATCTAGAGTAGTTTTTCTGTATAGCCTTTGAATCTTCACaggctgtttttgttttaataggTTCAGGTTCCTTAAAGCGAGAAgcaatatctattatagtaaaagtgtatttgtatttaccatCGTGGGGTAAATACAAAACATATCAACTAATGAGTATGATTTGGTTCATCTTGATTATAATGAGGATATGTAACAGTTTTTGGTTTAGGATTATAAATTTGATATATCAGTTGTCGATCTAACCAGTACTGTATTCGTTGTTTTGTCAATTCAGGGAACTTTTTGTGTAGCTTACTAGCGGCTAAAATAACCCTTTTGATAGCCAGTGGGACTGTTTTTGTAGCTTATCCATTTATTGCAAATTTTCTTTGAATTTACGTAAATACTTTTTAAACTTGCAcaatttttaagaatatttcaactttaatactatttccatacCGTGATTGTCTAttagtttcatttaaaaacacTATAGATCTTTCCAAAAAGATTGAACGAGTAAATCATTTTTAGTTAGGTATACAATTTTCTTGCAAACCGCAAACTTGAATCGGAATTGGAATATTTATTATCAGAGcacaaacaaaaatactttgaaaCATTCAGACAATTACGTGATACATAAagtgtatatttttaaaaacattttttctaattCAGTTTTGCTTAATCTATACTCATTTTCAACAAAGGGATGCACTTTTATATCATCACGTAAAACTTGTTGTAACTTGGGTTGTTTCatctttttaaaattgtttatatcTCATTTTGTTAGCAATctctctcaatactggtacactTTGATCTCCAAGTTCTGGTGGCAAATGACATTCTCTTTCGTATCTTGAAAGAAGTATTGCCAGTCTAAGTAGGCTCTATTTACAAAAATCACTTGGATTACACTTGGGTTGTTTTAGTCTCTGTTCATCATCTTGCCATTTATACAAAAGACAATTTTTATGAAAGAAAAgataaatcaacaaaatttctgtTTCAATAGAATTCATTACCAGTAATATAAATTTAGGCATTGATGGTACCTTTGTTATTTATTGGTGAACATTTACCATCTTACAAACTGTGACGAAATACGAGTTGTATCTAGTTGGTTTGGATTTGACTGATTCAGAGTGGTTTGATTTAAATTAGCGAGCTTGTATATCAGCTCGGTGGtcgttttaaattttataccaattactatcttGCTATCCATActtatctatacatatatataaatctcagtgtttgtgcATCGTCTGTGAttcggtctgtccagctatagcaattagtCTCTAGCAATCAATAATCCGTATTGCAGACGATGTGATCTCATAACCTCCCTTCCACCAGGCGATAAGCTAACCAATTGAGCTGCATGAGATGCATTGGATTTACTGGGTGATATTAGTGGATATTTAGGTTGAAATACgcatagcgactctgtattACGTTACaatgcaatgtcactaaagcttgatctcacggctcttattagtaagtttagcaatacagatactaacttgctcaaattagccattggcaatatgccagtggcagacaactacattacctgtcactgtttataggctgtttttaatacctgggcaatgccggTCATTCCATTAGTTTACCATAAGTTATACTTGATACAAGTATTTGGCTCAAGTAATATGCTTTTTGGTGGTTCGGCATACATTTCGGTCAATGACCATCTATCTCATACAACccacatttatttttatgaacctttattttttcattatttttatcaattttttcttGTCAATCACCTCAAACTTTGGACAAAAATTGGAGTCATTGAGAACAAAGGTCATTTACAAAGGTCATTGACTAAAATGGTCTTAGGGGAATGCCCTTTTGGCTCGTACCGCCTACTTATCTACTGTAGCTATGAGTTCCAATGAAGCCGGTGAACTTTCAGGCATGTAGAGCTTCTCAAGCAACTTTTATTAGAAGCCAGCAAACCACAACCGTTCAAGAGGTTGTCTAGCAGTTTTACTACTCTGTCTCCACGTCAGCTCGGTCGCCAGCGGATATCTATTGATAGAGCCTCGGGATAAGATGGAAGTTGATCACTTGATCAACTTCCATAGCATAGATGggagtgatatgagtggtgtgAATGCGGAATGAAGAGCAATGTGCAGAATTCTAATTCAGTTTGAAAACAAGGAAGCGGAGggaatttattgtattatatgtgATGCTAGTAGTAGCAGTCATAGAACTGAAGAATACTCATTACAAAAGTATacaaattgtataaaaatgattcaatggctaatatttatatagaaataAAAAGGGCACATCATAAACGTAACTGAGCAAGGAATCAAGTAATTAACAACACTTTTTGGCAGGTTTATCTATGGTAGCTTTAGGTGTTTGAGTTGCTTCAGCGATATCAACTGTGTCAGTATGACGTTTAATCTTGTATGAACCAGAGACTTCAGCAAGACACTGGGAAAAGGCAAATTCGAATGCGTCAGTCACTCCTTCCCCAGTCTTACTAGATGTTTCAAAGCTAAGCGGTGTCTTGCTATCTTGCTTTTCTAAATAAGTTTGATTGATTTCTGTAGCAAACTGCCGGGCCTCCTGCCTTGAGACAGCTCGTTTTGTGTCATCTGTAACTAAATCAAGTTTCGCTCCAACCACTACCTTTAAACAGTTTTCCTCTGGCAACAGCGGAAGAAACCTCGTCCTGCAACATAAACAGAGTGCCTCCGTTACAACTACAGTATTATAGACCAAACACAGGTGTAGCAGATTCTACTGATAGAGAGGAGGCATTTTACAACGAAGTAAAGGGTTGTATTAAAATTACATAGCTCTCTACAAAAAACAATTTCTCCGCTCAGAGAACACAATACGCCCAATATATCCAGACAGTAAGTtcattgaaatataaaaaccctCCGAGTTGCATTTCAGATGAAGCAATACGAACATAGCTCAACTCAAACAGCCGTCACAATTCAACAATATCACAAATAAAACCAACAAGGGTAAGtgtatgttatacatataattgAAATTTGAACACAGACTTCTCTAGGCATAACCAAACCGCCATATTTCTCCACGGCTCAAACGCAAAGCATCACAGTCATATGAAGAATAGCTATAACAATTTGAGTACAATGGGTGAGCCTAAGCTGCATTAGGGATCCTGGCTCCCTGACCAGGGGTTTGATGATGCCGAGTCATATATGCCGGTACACTTACAGATGTATGACAATAAATCAACTGTGGCGATGTTTGATGTCAAATGTTTAAAGAGAGTTGTGCTCTCCTTTTCTATCCTTATATTGGAGTTGTTCAGCCTTCTCGTCATAATAATTGTAGGTTAAAAAGGCAATATGCTGCTGTACATGAATAAGGAGGAAATAGTGAGGTAAAATTGTAAGTTTTCAGTTAGTCTCTTTTAAACAGCGACGAGGTTGATGTAGTAAAACTACCCCATAATCTCTAGCTGATCGCCTATCACATTTCAGCTGACTTTTTTACAGCTAATTTGTGACAAATAACACAAGCCTACAATAATACATGCCTTGACACGCCTTATTTTTGCATCTTATTGTAGCAAGAATTTTAGGAGGTTAAGACTGAAATTCTTTATCAATTCTTTAGTGTGCTTTCGCAATAGAACAGTAAAGGTGAACAGCAATGTGAATGCAactttttgaaatgaaattgtttTTGTCGCTTGAGGATTTCTCTTAAACACTTGCTTAAATTTCAAGCTTACCTGGTTATACAATCGATTTACGGATTTCATATTCGGATTTCTATTGACAGCCATCTTCTGTTATGAAAATCGCAAGACATTCTATTTCAATTCTTGTTGTATATTTATAAGCGCAAACAATACTCAGTAAAAAaagtagagctgcacaatgatcgcgttaattaaacgattaacgtgactaatacaaataaacgattaactgagttgggccaattaatcttcaattaaaatgcaaccgaggtgatgatcttgatgtggttcctttcctttgtactgCTTAGTACCATACGTTAGTAATACTaacgtagcaggttactaccatttaatttattagcaaataaatattatgacaagcaacactttcttaccaataaattaaaccacaattattttgcacccgactatgaaaacacagtgagtcgctaacattaaacttgtttatacaatacaatgcacaAGCGCCGTGCCGATCTAGCCGTAAGCaggccatgttgttagttgtttgaacatgtttctaggtaatagcaacaaaagtgatttcagtattatttaatatcttacagtttatttttgtttatttttaaaaactttcttaagtaaattatacatgtattttcatttttcaaaaaaatcacaatcatatttcagcttcagaatattagtaatataagattgacactttattgaaacatgaaagcagaaaaatgtcttccacccTAGGTAGTGCATAActgtaagttgttggaagcataaacaagaaagcgaagtgcagtatatgccagaaagaatttgcttaccacaacagcacatcatcattaagatatattttaactaattctcatcctacccgcagaaatcatcaccagctgtcgcagacaataactaatactactgactactggcactactgtcccctgtgatcagctattctctaaagctggcaatattgttatgtaggaagagggcatctctttattcagataatgtgaataaactgtgctgcctcaactcttggctgacttaattatagactttcatagacagttttcatactcataataattattacattgtaactttagtacattgtacataacatgtactactgctaacaattgtttaaaatataattaatctatatgtatGTAGCTgtcttatttgtttttgaagatgcaagtttttgctagattaattctaagattaatcgaagattaactggttcagaccagttattaatcgcgatcaatttttataatcattgtgcagctctaaaaAAAGTATACGAGAAATGTGGAAATCATTACTCTCCATATCTTAGCAGGCGCACCAACCAAACAGCAAGTTCCACTAAATTTCTGCAGAGCTACACTCTCAACACATTAATAACATTCTGTTCTCACAACACGTAAAGTCAAGTTTGAGATTTGAGTTTTTGCTAAGAATAAGTTGAGCCTGTAACATCTTGAATCACTAAACCTATAGATATATTTTAGTGACTCAAGTAAGAGTTGATGTGACTCTGGTATTTTACCCTTTTAATCATGTTACACAGTGACAACCAAGTTCAATTGTATGCTCTGTGGTGATTTCTGGTTAACTCGCAGCTATATGCATTTAGCATTGTTCACTAATTAGAATCATCACAATCATTTGTATTCTGTTCATCTGTGTGGCACCATGTACACAAGTTTGAATGTTAAAAACCTTCTAACTACTAAATCGTTTGTACTTTTCTATCTAAAATATCAACCAATCTAGATTTAAGCAAAATTGCCCAAGTATTGGCTAGTGTAGACTATTTTATCAACTTAAGAATAATATTCTAAACACTTACCAAAAGACTGCTACATCTTTTTGTAGCATTGCTTAAAAAAATAGAACCGCTGTAAGTACAGGTACTGGTAGAAATTGGAAATGTTTAGCAGCACCAAGTCGTTGGGTCGATAAAGATCTTTTAGATATATATCTCTTTGAAATATACAGTGGTGTGAAAAATAAACGGACCACcttataaaacttgatcattgctaGCGCGCAGCACTCAAGGTGATTAAATCCCTCATTAAGCTCTTGTTATTGAGTAGAACctatacatagtatacatcAAAGGAAAGCTTAGAATGAGTAGAACTTGATGAAACTAATTTTAGCTTAAAACAACAATGTTAGATAAGTTTTAGAGAGAGTCAAAGTTagcaattatttttggcatttccattcattttgaataaaattaaacctctattttatttatgttcaaaCTTAAAGCAGTGATGCTACTCAGATCAAAGACGTTGTGTGAAACAATCCTCATGTCGTTACGTTTTGCACAACAGAATAATTTGTCTTTGAAGTTGCTAACTTGCTATAAAAGTGAACTTCTAGCGTTGGTAGATTCATTCAGTCAAACATCGACATCATGCCTCGTCATCTTACAGAAGCAACGGGAGCAATCATCCTACACCTTTTCCAGGAACCGTTTGATGGTGTTACAAACAGTACTTTTAGCAACTTTTACTTCTTTGGCAATCTCCCGCTGTGATTTGCCTTCCTGGTAAAGGTGTACGATGACTGCTCGCTTTGCTTATGTAAGATGGCGAGGCATGATGTCGATATTTGACTGAATGAATCTACCAACGCTAGAAGTTCACTTTTATAGCAAGTTAGCAACTTCAAAGACAAATTATTCTGTTGTGCAAAACGTAACGACATGAGGATTGTTTCACACAATGTCTTTGATCTGAGTAGCATCACTGCTTTAAGtttgaacataaataaaatagaggtttaattttattcaaaatgaatgaaaatgccaaaaataattgctAACTTTGACTCTCTCTAAAACTTATCTAACATTGTTGTTTCAAGCTAAAATTAGTTTCATCAAGTTCTACTCATTCTAAGCTTTCCTTTgatgtatactatgtatagGTTCTACTCAATAACAAGAGCTTAATGAGGGATTTAATCACCTTGAGTGCTGCGCGCtagcaatgatcaagttttataagGTGGTCCGTTTATTTttcacaccactgtatatatatctttgaaatatatatatctctttgaaatatatatacatctcaaAATctctttgaaatatatatatctttgaaatatatatacatctcaaaaaatatatacctttgagatatatatatatctctttgaaatatatatacatctcaaaaaatatatactttttagatatatatatctctttGAAATATATAccttttagatatatatatatctctttgaaatatatatacatatctcaaaaaatatatacctttgagatatatatctctttgaaatatatatacatctaaaaaaatatataccttttagatatatatatatatatatctctttgaaatatatatacatctcaaaaaatatatacctttgagatatatatctctttgaaatatatatacatctcaaaaaatatatacctttgagatatatatatatctcaaagatatttacctttttcatgcatatatatgtatatgttatatttatataaatatatatctttgagatatatatatatctcaaagatatttacctttttcatgcatatatatgtatatgttatatttatataaatatatatctttgagatatatatttataaaattaagtaAGGTAAAAGTTAAAGTTCAgctctattttattattgagcactttcagGCAAGAGAATGCAAACCCTgaatctattatatatacatgtatatatatgaataagAAAGGCTTTAAAAGCTCTATAATGAACAAAATATTGTTATGTCATATTGCCATTTCCGAGTCATCACAATCACCAATTCAATTGGTGCGAGTTGGCGACAGAGTCGCACAGTTTACCATTATTTCCCGTGGATAAATCACAATCCTGATTATAACCGgttttttattcaaaacaagTGTGCCCAATTCCTGAGTATATactactatatgtatatactggTACGTATATATGGTACGTATATATGGTATGTATATAGCAGTATATACTGGTACGTATATATACTACTATGGTATGTATAAACTGCTTGGGCTAAATTTTCGCTAAACAAAATTGATGGAGTCTAATAAGGAAAGAACACAATTAAAATGGTTAAAAAGATATTACACTTCGAAAAAGGAAGTACCAAATAGATATGTAAACATGAGAGAACAACTTCTAACAATGTGACAATATTAAACAGATAACTTTCAGCAACACAATAAAACGGATTGAAAGAATGGATGTGTATTTAAAATCTGATCCAGAAAGTGTTATGGTAGTATTTCAATAAGTATCCTGTAACTCTATCCAGTTACTAGTATAATTACTGTTTTGTAATAGATTTAGTACAGTATGGTAAGGCCATGCGTTGTTAGGTAGGTTTGCCATGTTTACCCGACCATGGTTGCCATGGTAGGACCACACTGTTGCTATATGTCCGAAATGGCATTCATATTAAATTCAAAATCCTCAGCTGATACAATCAACATACAACAAACATAGCCATAGTTTGATAAACGTTGATCGAAGGGGCCAGTGTTTAAGCCTCCAACCTTCATCTTATTCGTCTCAGAAGGAACGTCCCTAATGCTTTCACAGATTGTAAAGAGTAGTtggtaagaattttataattccaatttttGCTTAATTTATAATTACACATAAAGTGTCTTATTAATACTAAGCGTAAAAAGGCTACTGTGCACAGTTTAACTTCTAAAGTTTGCAACTGCTGCCGAGTTATGCTTTGAAAACGATGCACCTCATTTGACAGCTTTTTCTTTCTCCATAGAAGTAGATCAAATAAAAC
The genomic region above belongs to Watersipora subatra chromosome 1, tzWatSuba1.1, whole genome shotgun sequence and contains:
- the LOC137404701 gene encoding ras-related protein Rab-20-like; the encoded protein is MSVSTKRKADLKVVLIGAADVGKTCLVSRYIDDSFNKSSESTIGASFFLKQWGPYNIAIWDTAGEERFSGLSTFYCRDAGAAILTYDIGNHSSFNDLRTRFLPLLPEENCLKVVVGAKLDLVTDDTKRAVSRQEARQFATEINQTYLEKQDSKTPLSFETSSKTGEGVTDAFEFAFSQCLAEVSGSYKIKRHTDTVDIAEATQTPKATIDKPAKKCC